One Aphidius gifuensis isolate YNYX2018 linkage group LG5, ASM1490517v1, whole genome shotgun sequence genomic region harbors:
- the LOC122856303 gene encoding fatty acid-binding protein, liver-like — translation MANFAGKYHYHHNENFEKYMETIAGAAGADAAKKFHEYKPYFVVTVSGDYYTFTLYFGDKEITNSFYLGTEFDEKTFYFETFKTVCKKYDNKLVFVSKFSNGNTSTREYEFTHGKVKAYYYEEKHGVTATVWFEHHA, via the exons ATGGCAAACTTCGCTGGTAAATATCACTATCACCATAACGAGAATTTCGAAAAATACATGGAAACAATTGCTGGAGCAGCTGGAGCTGACGCAGCCAAAAAGTTCCATGAATACAAACCATACTTTGTAGTCACAGTCTCTGGtgattattatacatttactttatattttggTGATAAAGAAATCACCAATTCTTTCTATCTTGGAACGGAATTTGACGAGAAAACTTTCTACTTTGAAACATTCAAG ACCGTTTGCAAGAAATATGATAACAAACTCGTATTTGTCAGCAAATTTTCAAATGGAAATACATCAACTCGTGAATACGAATTTACACATGGCAAAGTTAAAGct tactATTATGAGGAGAAACATGGAGTCACAGCAACTGTTTGGTTCGAACATCACGCTTAA
- the LOC122857376 gene encoding probable fatty acid-binding protein, with translation MANFVGKYKYEKSEGFEDYLRKTVGQPGADAAKKFHQNKPYFEVSVSGDYYTFTLYNGEQQITNSFYFDKEFNEKTFYDTIFKTVCKKYDDKIVFVSKHPNGNTSTREYKFTHEGVEANLFDQQFGSKAYLIFKRY, from the exons ATGGCCAACTTTGTCGGTAAATATAAGTACGAAAAGAGCGAGGGTTTTGAAGATTACCTTCGCAAAACTGTTGGACAACCTGGAGCTGATGCAGCCAAGAAGTTCCATCAAAACAAGCCATACTTTGAAGTCTCTGTCTCTGGtgattattatacatttactTTATACAATGGTGAACAACAAATCACCAATTCTTTCTATTTTGACAAGGAGTTTAACGAGAAAACTTTCTACGACACAATCTTCAAG ACCGTTTGCAAGAAATATGATGACAAAATCGTATTTGTTAGCAAACACCCAAATGGAAATACATCAACTCGCGAATACAAATTTACACATGAAGGAGTTGAAGCT AATCTCTTCGACCAACAATTTGGAAGCAAGGCATACCTCATCTTCAAACGTTATTAA
- the LOC122857377 gene encoding serine/threonine-protein kinase S6KL-like codes for MTLCKDGFEENNENEKIVPGTLPDDIEISKSSEDLLKRLLQPDPRARLKSVYLLQRIAFFMGHDIQSYKLKKISPFRLLGKTLQDPARSIIDPFRDFDSFIGGSTNRRWN; via the exons ATGACACTTTGTAAAGATGGCTTTGAGgagaataatgaaaatgaaaaaattgtaccAGGTACATTACCAgatgacattgaaatatcaaaaagttCAGAGGATCTTTTAAAACGTTTGCTACAACCAGATCCTCGTGCTAGACTTAAATCAGTTTATTTACTTCAAAGAATAGCATTTTTTATGGGACACGATATTCAAagttacaaattaaaaaaa atatcACCATTTCGTTTATTAGGAAAAACTTTACAAGATCCAGCTAGATCAATTATTGATCCATTTAGAGATTTCGATTCTTTTATTGGTGGCAGTACAAATCGTAGATGGAACTAA